The genomic DNA TACCATATCGGAAAGGTGAAAAAATCTTCGCTTTGCCGATTTTTATTTTAAATAAGCCATTTTCGATAAAATATAACTTTCCGGAGTTACCTAACTTTGCCCTTCCGTACACAGGCCAAAGCTAGGTATTATATTGAAATACAGCGAATTATACAAAAAGGAAGAACTGGTTTTACGTATCAGTGAAAGTAATGTTCTGGCATTTGACCAGCTTTTTATAGCAATGCATCCCGCACTATGCCTGTTTGCGAACAGGATTGTCGCCAATGAGGCAGCAGCGAAAGACATTGTTTCCGAAATCTTCCTGCAGTTATGGAAGAATAGGGAGGCACTAAACGAAGTGAAGAATATAGAGGCCTATCTATATACAGCAACCCGTAACCGGTCGTTGAATCATCTCAGAAAATCAAAACGCGAAGGGGAAAAAGAGGGCATGGCAGCGGAGCAGTTAGAAGAAAAACCCGCCGAAGACATACTTCAGGAAATATTTAATGCAGAAGTTATCCGCACGTTACATGAAGCCATCAAAACATTACCGCCTGAATGTACCAAAGTAGTACAAATGGGTATCGAGGGATTCAGCACCAATGAAATTGCACTCCGGCTGGGAGTTTCGGCCTCGGCCGTAAGCCATCAGAAGGCCAGGGCCATCAGATTGCTGCGCGAAAAAATAGC from Filimonas effusa includes the following:
- a CDS encoding RNA polymerase sigma-70 factor, which produces MKYSELYKKEELVLRISESNVLAFDQLFIAMHPALCLFANRIVANEAAAKDIVSEIFLQLWKNREALNEVKNIEAYLYTATRNRSLNHLRKSKREGEKEGMAAEQLEEKPAEDILQEIFNAEVIRTLHEAIKTLPPECTKVVQMGIEGFSTNEIALRLGVSASAVSHQKARAIRLLREKIAPGIALITLLLAD